The Pseudomonas asiatica genome has a segment encoding these proteins:
- a CDS encoding IS110 family transposase — protein sequence MNTQNLALTSLDLGKNCFHFHGQDSRGQYLFRSKISRSKVFSYIAQLPPCTLAMEACGGAHFMARFAASCGHQPKLIAAQHVRPYVKSNKNDYTDAEAIGEAASRSAMRFVAIKSEAQQALSMLNMTREAFIRDRTATVNRIHAFLLEWGVSLAPTFKSVRELPETLEKLHAPGSVIRLFEQFHAHFNYLDEQVKALTKELESQVAGDDLATRLMTIPCIGPITSSALAAELGDGKQFKRGRDYSASIGLVPKQLTTGGKPRLLGISKRGDRNQRRLLVQCSHTFINHLDKQSGRLADWVRVLLTRHHPNVVVCALANRLARIAWAIAHSHGIYEAGPSAQNA from the coding sequence ATGAATACTCAGAATCTTGCTCTTACCAGCTTGGATCTAGGCAAAAATTGTTTCCATTTCCACGGCCAGGATAGCCGTGGTCAGTACCTGTTCCGTAGCAAGATTTCTCGCAGCAAGGTTTTTTCCTACATCGCTCAACTACCACCCTGCACCTTGGCCATGGAGGCCTGTGGAGGCGCTCATTTCATGGCTCGATTCGCAGCCAGCTGTGGTCATCAACCCAAATTGATTGCCGCGCAGCATGTACGACCTTATGTCAAAAGTAACAAGAACGACTACACCGACGCCGAAGCCATTGGTGAAGCAGCCAGTCGTTCGGCGATGCGATTTGTTGCAATCAAAAGCGAAGCCCAGCAAGCGCTGAGCATGCTCAACATGACCCGTGAAGCTTTCATTCGGGACCGCACAGCGACGGTCAATCGAATCCATGCATTCCTGCTTGAGTGGGGCGTTAGCCTGGCGCCAACCTTCAAGTCGGTCAGAGAGTTACCGGAAACCTTGGAAAAACTTCATGCTCCTGGCTCGGTCATTCGCCTTTTCGAACAGTTTCATGCGCACTTCAACTACCTCGACGAACAGGTCAAGGCACTCACCAAAGAGCTGGAGAGCCAGGTCGCTGGAGATGATCTGGCAACCCGTTTGATGACCATACCGTGTATTGGACCGATCACCTCCAGCGCCCTGGCTGCAGAATTAGGTGACGGTAAGCAGTTCAAACGAGGACGTGACTATTCGGCCTCGATAGGCCTGGTGCCCAAGCAGCTGACCACCGGCGGGAAACCGCGCTTGCTGGGTATCAGCAAACGCGGTGATCGCAATCAGCGACGGCTACTGGTGCAGTGCAGCCATACCTTCATCAACCACCTGGATAAGCAATCTGGGCGATTGGCTGACTGGGTGAGAGTGTTGCTGACTCGTCATCACCCGAATGTGGTTGTGTGTGCCTTGGCGAACCGGTTAGCACGGATAGCTTGGGCAATCGCACATAGCCATGGCATTTATGAAGCAGGGCCAA